Genomic DNA from Fimbriimonas ginsengisoli Gsoil 348:
ATACATCGACGAGGAGGGGGCTCCGGAGCCGGTCTCGAACGTAATTTCTGCGAACTTTAAGATCGCTATTTGAACCGGAAACGGGATGCGATATGATGGTCAGCGGTGTCCCCAATGCCCTTGCTTCGCCCCGTCGTGTTTTCGCTTTTTGCCTGCCTGATGGTCGGTCAAATGGGTTGCGTGGGACCGGCGGAAGCTCCCGATGGAGTGACGACCGGCGGAGGCTCCGCGGTAACCGCGGCGGTGCTTGGAAAGCCGGTCCGGGTGACTAATCGGCAGGCCAATACGAAGGGCGGCGTGTTGGTGCTGATGTACCACAAGTTCGCGCCGAAGGAAACCCGCTACGACCGTTCGTTCGACCACTTCAGGCACGACCTGCAGCGGCTGTACGACATGGGATTCCGGCCGGTGACGATGAGCGAATACCTCTCCGATCGCCTAAACATCGCTCCGGGCGCCTCACCGGTAGTTATCACCGTCGACGACTCGAACTCAACCCAGTTCACCATGAGGGATGACGGCACGGTCGATCCTGAGTGCGCAGTCGGGATCTGGCAAGACTTCGCCGCCATCCATCCGGATTTCCCGGTCAAAGCGACTTGGTACGTACTCCCCACCGTGATGTGGGGCCAGCCAAAGTGGCAGGACCGGAAGGTGGAGATCCTCAAAGAAAGCGGTTCGGAGCTTGCCTCGCACACCTGGAGCCACCCGGTTCTGAGGAAGCTGACCGACCGGCAGGTAAAGACGGAAATCGCGAGGTCGATCGACTTTCTTGCCAAATACGGGTTCGACAAAGTCTCGTTCGCCTATCCGTACGGGGTGTTTCCGAAGCACATGGATATCCTCGATGGCTTCTGGCAGAACCATCGGGCGTACACGCTAACCGGCGCCGTCACCTGCGACACCGATATCGCCCCCGCCCCGGCGGCGGACGACTTGCGACCGTTCAAAGTCCCGCGGGTCGAGGCCCTGGAAGGGCCTCTCGGCGTCGACTACTGGCTCGACCGGATCGAGTCGGGCAAGTCAAAAGTGTTCGTCGCGCCTTAGCTCCTCCAATAGCTGCGGGGCCGGAATTCTCCACCCCCAAACCCCCTCCTCATCGCACAAGCATCGACGAGGAGGGGGTTCCAGTTACTTGATGTTCTTCAAAAGGCAGATGAAAGAGGCGGTTTGGCGCTGCTTCACCGAACCGTCGTCGTTGAGCTGAATGCGGACTCGCCGAATAGAGTCGGATTCGTTTCCGCCGATCGTAAGAGCAAACTTGCCTTGATCGTCCTCACCCCTGGCCACGACGATCGCCGAGTGGGAGAGGTAATCGGAATGCGCCTTCGCATGCGCGAAGTCGAAATTGTTGCCCGACCGGTTGTTCTGGAGGATGTCTCCCACCCGAACCGAGTCTTGGTCCACCTTCACGCCCCGGAAGGCGCCCGGGTGATTGATCGCCTCATGAACGAAGATCGAATGCGCGGCGGCGAACTTAAACTCCTGGGCCGTAGCGCCCGCGTTTCGAACGCAAAACGAAACGAACACGGCCGACCAAGGGGTGTCAACCCCGGGGAACGGCTCGGGTATCGACTGCCAGTACTTCTTGATCTGGGATCGGAGCGGCTCGTCGTGCTCATGGATGAGGTGAAACTGGTCGTGCTGGCCTTTCGCGACGGCGGCCAGCTTTTTGGCAAACTCTGACGGTGGCGGCAATTCAGGCATCGGTAATCTCCTATCCGATAATATAGTACCACAGTTATCTTAGGCGACATGCCGAAATTGCTACTTGAGTCCCCGGCTAGACGAGCCGACAGGCGCTCGACCCACGCAGGACGGAAAGGGAATGGGTGCGGGAGCTACTCGCTAGCCGGCATTAGCGAGCGAGCCCGCTTGTTCCAACTGCGCCGGTACAGGTAAGTGACGTAGGCACCGAGGAGGGACGCGAGAACCACTACTCCGCCAAGCCCATACGGGAGATCTTCGCGGATTTCTCCGAATCCCACGCCAGAGGCGTTCTCGACGAGGAAGAAAACGAGCGTGAGAACCAGAGCGAATTGAACGAAGTTGATCAAGAAAATGCGCTGGAACGGACTCCAAGGGAGCAAATCCGTTTCCGGCGGGCGTTCTCGACCCAAGATTTTCCACCCCGCGGCGCTGTCGAGGTGAGAGAGGCACTTCACTTCTAGCGGGCTTGGATGCCACATCTTGCTCACCGCCGTTCTCCGACATTGGAATTCTCCGGCCAAGCGCGCATCGCAGCTTCGACGACCTTGAGAAGTTCCTCAGGAGTTGTGCCACTAGCCGCTTGGACGGACAAGCCGTGAGAAACGGTAGCGTAATATCGGGCAAGGTCGGCGGGATCGGTGTCCGCCGGGAGACCTCCCTCTTCCTTGGCGCGGATCAGGCGCTTTCTAATGGCCGCTTCCGCTTGGCCGCGTCGCTCGGCGAGCTCTTTGCGCACGTGCTCGCTCGCTTCGCTACATGAGAGCGCGCCCTGTACGAGAAGGCACCCTCTCGATTTCCCTTGTCCGCACTGCCCGCTCACCGCTCGCGTCAGGAACGTCTCGATCGCTACTCGAGCGGATGGCTCTTCCAGAGCGGACGTGACGCCGTCGGCGCGCTCCATGTACCGGTCGAGCGCCTTACGAAAGAGCTCCTCTTTGTTTCCGAAGGCCGCGTACAGGCTGGGACGGGTGATCCCCATCGCCTCCGTCAGATCGGAGAGCGAGGCCCCCTCGTATCCGCTCCGCCAAAACACTTCCAGCGCCCGATCCAGTGCCTCGTCCGCGTCGAAAGCGCGCGGTCTTCCAAGCTTCGCGGGCGGTTTCGACTTTTTCATACCAATTAGTATAAAACCCCTTGACAGACAAAGTCCACCCCTGCCATACATATATACCGTTCGGTACAGAACGACTTTGGAGCACACAATGAGCAAACTCGCAGGCAAGATCGCAGTGGTTACGGGTGGAACGACAGGTATCGGTCTCGCAACGGCGAGGCGCTTCGCCGACGAAGGAGCCCGCGTTTACATCACCGGACGGAGGAAGCCGGAACTCGATGCCGCCGTGCAGGAGATCGGCAAAGGCGCCGTCGGCGTCCAGGGCGACGTCTCGAATCTCGCCGACCTTGACCGGCTCTACGCCAAAATCGAACAGGAGGTGGGGCGCATAGACGTTCTGT
This window encodes:
- a CDS encoding polysaccharide deacetylase family protein codes for the protein MPLLRPVVFSLFACLMVGQMGCVGPAEAPDGVTTGGGSAVTAAVLGKPVRVTNRQANTKGGVLVLMYHKFAPKETRYDRSFDHFRHDLQRLYDMGFRPVTMSEYLSDRLNIAPGASPVVITVDDSNSTQFTMRDDGTVDPECAVGIWQDFAAIHPDFPVKATWYVLPTVMWGQPKWQDRKVEILKESGSELASHTWSHPVLRKLTDRQVKTEIARSIDFLAKYGFDKVSFAYPYGVFPKHMDILDGFWQNHRAYTLTGAVTCDTDIAPAPAADDLRPFKVPRVEALEGPLGVDYWLDRIESGKSKVFVAP
- a CDS encoding TetR/AcrR family transcriptional regulator encodes the protein MKKSKPPAKLGRPRAFDADEALDRALEVFWRSGYEGASLSDLTEAMGITRPSLYAAFGNKEELFRKALDRYMERADGVTSALEEPSARVAIETFLTRAVSGQCGQGKSRGCLLVQGALSCSEASEHVRKELAERRGQAEAAIRKRLIRAKEEGGLPADTDPADLARYYATVSHGLSVQAASGTTPEELLKVVEAAMRAWPENSNVGERR
- a CDS encoding DUF2272 domain-containing protein, translating into MPELPPPSEFAKKLAAVAKGQHDQFHLIHEHDEPLRSQIKKYWQSIPEPFPGVDTPWSAVFVSFCVRNAGATAQEFKFAAAHSIFVHEAINHPGAFRGVKVDQDSVRVGDILQNNRSGNNFDFAHAKAHSDYLSHSAIVVARGEDDQGKFALTIGGNESDSIRRVRIQLNDDGSVKQRQTASFICLLKNIK